ACTGTAGGATACCAGCAGGGAATACGATCTCATTGTTGCTGGCATTATAATACGCATTGATCGTTGGAGGTGTCATGCCCCAACGGTTTTTATCAATAGGTTGGCCCCAGCGGCTGATCATATCGTTATACGCCCACTGACTAGCGCGTTTGGTATTTCCTAAGAAATCATTGTGGTTGATAGCAATAGCGCTATAGTCTTTCCACTGGTCAGGGTAGGCAATCTTTTTGGTAAACGTATTTAATTTCTCCAATGCCTGGCGTTTGGTTTCATCGCTCATCCAATCCAAACGCTGAATACGGCCAGCAAACGTTTCCTGCAGGTTGTTTACCAACGCTTGCATACGTTGTTTTGCTTCAGGCTTAAAGTATTTCTCTACATATAGTTGGCCCAGCTGATCGCCCAATTGGTTGTCAATGATACCACTCACAAACTGCCAGCGTGGTGTCATTTCTTTTTGTCCCGTCAGCACTTGAGTTAGCTCAAAGTTTTGCTTAACAAAAGCACTGCTTAAGTAAGGGGCTGCACTGCTCAATACATTCCATTTCAGATAAGTTTTCCAGTCTTCCAATGGAACTGCAGTTAACAACAGGTCTACTGATTTAAAGAAAGCAGGATTATTAACAACCACGCTATCTGCACCTGTTAGCTTCAGGTTGTTCAGCATGGTGGTCCAGTTAATAGCTGGGGTGGTAGCTGTAAAATCTTTTACGGAAAACTTGTTATAGGTTTTATAAGGATCGCGCATTTCGGTACGGCTCATTTGTGCCTTGGCCAATGCCGTTTCAATACGCATTACAGCATCTGAATGACGCTTTGCTGTAGTGGCATCTTCGCCCATCAAGCCAAACATCTTTGCGAGGTGTTGACTATAGGTGTTGCGAATGCTGGTACTACGTGAATCATTATTTAAATAATAATCGCGGGAAGGCAATGAAGTACCCCCTTGAGAAAGCTGTGGGATATACACGGTAACATTCTTGCGGTCCTGCGACAGGAAAAAGCCAAACAAAGGGCTTCCTGTTGCTTGTGTGCGCATGTAGGCAATCTCGTTCAGCAGGCCATTGACATCGGTGATGGCATC
This genomic interval from Flavisolibacter tropicus contains the following:
- a CDS encoding M13 family metallopeptidase, which encodes MNSIVKTMAVGLVATATLAFAPPGDKKPKQPKYIDPANMDQSVKPGDNFYLYANGTWLKNNPVPGAKTRWGSFDMLREESSKRMQALLETAAKQSSNPKMQKIGDFYSSGMDTVTIERLGYDPIKPDLQRIDAITDVNGLLNEIAYMRTQATGSPLFGFFLSQDRKNVTVYIPQLSQGGTSLPSRDYYLNNDSRSTSIRNTYSQHLAKMFGLMGEDATTAKRHSDAVMRIETALAKAQMSRTEMRDPYKTYNKFSVKDFTATTPAINWTTMLNNLKLTGADSVVVNNPAFFKSVDLLLTAVPLEDWKTYLKWNVLSSAAPYLSSAFVKQNFELTQVLTGQKEMTPRWQFVSGIIDNQLGDQLGQLYVEKYFKPEAKQRMQALVNNLQETFAGRIQRLDWMSDETKRQALEKLNTFTKKIAYPDQWKDYSAIAINHNDFLGNTKRASQWAYNDMISRWGQPIDKNRWGMTPPTINAYYNASNNEIVFPAGILQFPFFDFGADDAVNYGGIGAVIGHEMTHGFDDNGSQYAADGNLKNWWAKADADKFKTRANEVVEQYNGFTVLDTIHVNGKLTLGENLADLGGLSIAYEAFTKTKQFKEGKKIDGFTPAQRFFLNWAQVWRSNALPETQAQLILTDSHSPGMHRANGPIVNMDAWYEAFDVKPGDKMYKAKEKRTHIW